The Prevotella herbatica genome contains the following window.
AGCTTTTACTAGTAAAAGCATACACATCCATACCGAAGTCTTGGGCAATACGTGCAACCTTACTACCGATACTTCCTAATCCAAGAATACCGATGGTCTTTCCACTTATTTCCATTAGCGGAGTATCCCAATAGCAAAAATCAGGATTGTTACTCCAGCGTCCCTTTCGATTAAGATCGGCATAATGCTCCACTCGGTTTACCATATTAAGGATGTGGGCAAATGTCATCTGTGCGACACTGTCCGTACTGTATGCTGGAATGTTTGAAACCAATATGCCACGTCTGCTTGCCGCCTCAATATCTACAACATTGTAACCAGTGGCAAGAACTCCTATATATTTCAATTTTGGCAACTGCCCCATTATTTCATCTGTAATATTTACCTTATTAATAAGGATAACATCTGCTTCTTTGGCTCTAGACACAACATCTTCCTGTGAAGTTCGATCATAAAGCTTTAATTCTCCAAGTTTGCTTATTGCACCCCAACTCAAATCGCCAGGATTTAATCCATATCCATCTAATTCTACTATTTTCATTTTTTCAATATATAAATGTAAACTACATCTTATTTAAATCTATCATCCCAGCATTGATTCATCCAATTGTTGAGTTTTTCTTCAGCCGGACTATGTTGCCCTTTCCAGAAACTATCATCCTTCAAATCATCAGGAAGATACTGCTGTTCTGTGAAATGCCCAGGATAATCATGAGGGTATTTATAACCATCATGATAACCTAGTTCTGCCATAAGTTTCGTAGGTGCATTGCGCAAATGCAAAGGCACAGGCAAATTACCAGTCTGCCTAACTTTTGCCAAAGCAGCATCCACACCAAGGTAGGCAGAATTACTCTTCTGGCTTGTAGCAAGATAGACTGTTGCCTCGGCAAGCGGAATACGTCCTTCAGGCCAACCTATTTTCATAACAGCATCAAAAGCGGCATTGGCAAGAAGAAGTGCATTAGGATTTGCTAGCCCAACATCCTCAGCTGCACTTATCACAAGTCTTCTAGCAATAAACTGCGGATCTTCTCCTCCCTCTATCATTCTTGCTAACCAATACAATGCTGCATCAGGGTCACTACCACGAATACTTTTTATAAAAGCCGATATAATATCGTAGTGCATCTCTCCATCCTTATCATAAGCAAGCGGATTAGATTGCAATCTGCTCTCTACAAGAGCATCAGTAATATCAATATCTGTATCATCGCCCGACTCCACCACAAGCTCTAAAATATTAAGAAGTTTACGAGCATCACCTCCACTGTATCTAAGTAGAGCCCCACTCTCTGTAAGCTTTATTTTTCGCTTGCAAAGTTCAACATCATTATTGATTGCCTTATGTACGAGATTCACCAAATCATCTTTTTCAAGCGGTTTTAATACATACATCTGGCAACGAGAAAGCAAAGGACGGATAACCTCAAACGATGGATTTTCGGTAGTAGCCCCAATTAATGTAACTATTCCACGCTCCACTGCACCAAGAAGAGAATCCTGCTGCGACTTACTGAAACGATGTATCTCATCAATAAATAATATAGGAGAAGCAGAGCTGAAGAACCTTCCGTTTTTGGCCTTTTCAATAACCTCACGTACATCCTTAACCCCACTTGTTACCGCACTAAGGGTGTAAAATGGCGTATCAAGTTTGTGGGCTATAATCTGCGCAAGAGTAGTTTTACCTACTCCAGGCGGTCCCCATAATATAAACGATGATATCCTTCCGGAGTCT
Protein-coding sequences here:
- a CDS encoding D-2-hydroxyacid dehydrogenase, with translation MKIVELDGYGLNPGDLSWGAISKLGELKLYDRTSQEDVVSRAKEADVILINKVNITDEIMGQLPKLKYIGVLATGYNVVDIEAASRRGILVSNIPAYSTDSVAQMTFAHILNMVNRVEHYADLNRKGRWSNNPDFCYWDTPLMEISGKTIGILGLGSIGSKVARIAQDFGMDVYAFTSKSSSDLPVGIQKTTIDGLLSVSDILTLHCPLTSETRELINKESLKKMKHGALLINTGRGQLVNEQDVAEALNSGQLGGYGADVMCEEPPLADNPLFAQPNAFITPHVAWATIEARTRLMNILEENLKSYIDGSPNNIVNKTK
- a CDS encoding replication-associated recombination protein A; translated protein: MSEPLAERMRPRSLDDYVGQKHLVGEGAVLRKMIDSGRISSFILWGPPGVGKTTLAQIIAHKLDTPFYTLSAVTSGVKDVREVIEKAKNGRFFSSASPILFIDEIHRFSKSQQDSLLGAVERGIVTLIGATTENPSFEVIRPLLSRCQMYVLKPLEKDDLVNLVHKAINNDVELCKRKIKLTESGALLRYSGGDARKLLNILELVVESGDDTDIDITDALVESRLQSNPLAYDKDGEMHYDIISAFIKSIRGSDPDAALYWLARMIEGGEDPQFIARRLVISAAEDVGLANPNALLLANAAFDAVMKIGWPEGRIPLAEATVYLATSQKSNSAYLGVDAALAKVRQTGNLPVPLHLRNAPTKLMAELGYHDGYKYPHDYPGHFTEQQYLPDDLKDDSFWKGQHSPAEEKLNNWMNQCWDDRFK